The following DNA comes from Dermacentor andersoni chromosome 2, qqDerAnde1_hic_scaffold, whole genome shotgun sequence.
CGCAGTTGAGCACGACAGTACTCACGGTTCTGGGACCGCTTGGTTCAGGATTCTTCGGACCAGCAGCGAAGACGTGAGAGGGTCGTAAGCTCCCGCTGGAGCCTATCGCCTGGACACCGGTCGCATCGTCGTTCTTGGCGCTGCAGGAGTCGACACCGGCAGGTCCTCGGTCGTCGAGGGCGTTGCCCACCGGTGGAGGCATTGCGTCTGCCGGGGTTGGCAAGGTGGAGCCCTTCGAGCTTTCAGACGCCTCAATCAGCGCTGTACTAGGTATTAACGCCACGCTGGCAGCGCAGAGCTCCGTGGACGCGATGGGAACACCCGAACTAGACGCGCAGTTGGCCTGCTCAGCATGTGCTTCGTTAGGCTGCACCGTCGACACAGTAGTAGCGGTtgcgtctacgacgtgagggcgGTGGGCTCGCTTGCGTGAGGTCTTCGAGGTAGGAAGGTCGGCTTCCTTCCGCTTCTTGGGTTTCTTGGTTGACCTTCTGGACTTGGTCACATTGGGCACCAAAGCGACGCCAGGGATCACCCCAGGCCGTGATTCAGGTGGTTTGGCCACTCTGCCCAGTGTCTCGGGTTTGTTCTTCAACGGGCTCTCGTCCGACGACCTGCCTTTCATGAGTTCTGTAACCTAAGACGAGACGTGTGCGCCCTGACCGATCGcctagcttcttcttcttcttcttcttcttgaccTTTCTAGACATGGCACGCGCTCATACGAGTGTAATGTCCTAAGGAGAAGTCTACTATAAATCGGACGTTTATTTATTTAGAGATCCATTTTTTGATGGAGTCCCCGCTGCGGAAATGACGCACACAAAAAGAACATTAGACGGTAAATAATAAAGTTAACGATTGATTGGTTAAGTTTAATATATAAAATAACAGCACTGTCGCTTCAAATGGGGCCTAGTAAATTACAACCGAATAGCCGTCTTACAAGGGCGAACGTGGTAATCACGCTCAGAAATAAAGTAACGCCGAAACTGCAACAGACAAGTCACGTTGATCTACTGGCGTCTAATGACGGCGCACCTCGCGACAGGGTTTACACACAAGCAAGAAATGGCAAAATACAGGTTGTTGCagaacactttaaaaaaattttatATTGTCCGTAGCCCAATTAATTCTTGTCCGTGAGGAGGTCTATTCCAAAACGCGGTCATTTATCGAACAAGTATTTTAGATGCCTATTTGACTAATGAACAAAATTAAACTAATTAGGCTCTTAACTAATTGCTAGCGGCACACGTTCTAATTTACAAAATCTGGCGGGTGGGACTGCAAGGTATACATCCACTTGAACcttgtcaccttgtcatatctttttatatctcccccctcgcgccatatctccttgtatataagcgcgttctttaacagtattgaacagttggtagtttgcgctacgtccgtccacgtcctgtccttcacttaatatcgtctgaGTAAAACTGGGCGAAGTATAACCATGAacattcaccaactagcccccttcattgctttactaaacttGAAAGGAATTGCGTGGATAACACCATTTGCGAGATATGTGCTGTGAAACCTGCAGAAAAAAATGCACTCTCGTTCCACTTACATTCTTACAGAACGTCATTTTATGCAGTTAAGCACAAAGCAGCTGGAACGCGAATGCACTTCTCCTCAAAGTGCTGGAATGtttatttcgaaactggtgtcatcctgagaattcgctcTAAGTGGATCGGCCTTGTGAATTCCACGGCTAGTATTATAcgtgcattttacatgtattttgcATGGAATTCCACGGCTAGTAGCCGCATGCATTTTCTACACTTTTGTCGATAAGTAGGCGAGAAAGCATAACTATATTGTTGTGCCTAGGGTTTGCAGTGAAGCAAGGCAACTAATGCTCTTTGTTGCATCTAGACCTGTTTGATTCGACTGGACATGTCTTAAATCCTATACCTGCCGAgttgttcttgaaaaaaaaaagaatgtttccaAGGTGCCAATTTCTTTAGGTGCTTGATTGAATCGGCCCATCAATGAAGTGGCCGAAGTAAACTCAGAATAATATATTTGAGGAACACCCATAAAAGCTTAATTCTAGAAAAAGTTGTCTTCACTACGCTACTTGAAGTTGGCCTTTACAACACCAATAAGGGGAATAgaaaagtttatatatatatatatatatatatatatatatatatatatatatatatatatatatatatatatatataggtggtaGGGTGCGCGCTGTATTGCCCAGCGCCCCTCTACTCCAGGAAGACTACATTAAACCCCGCGCTGAACTATACagtggaaaaaaaattaccgacgattacgttacttcctaatgcgaaatttgagcgcagcaaataagctgtttcaccttttcgatagattgaggcaaagaaatcgagcaacacatgtatgcgctatcacagaattttttttttatttttcacacgtattccttcaacaaagactccactaacagttcttgacagtcatgaaggaagctttgtggtcggagaaatagactgatatatgttcgacttggtacaccaatgcttgattctcaaagacgagatctatacaagtgcctcgcgaggttgtcacagccgtgggacgcgttacgagcgagaggaacgggatgttctcccgcataagtgttaggaaattgctgtttgtctttatgtcaagccgccaccgatctggctctctgattgccaccgcacagggcgaacggcagcggcaatttcggctcgggcggtgcacatatacagatccgccgccaccgatctggctctctgattgccaccgcacaggggttgcattggaggaggagcgaagaaaggaattaagttcgagccggcgctttgacaaccggagactcgcaggaagaggggggaggggggcggcgtgtacacccagcggcaaacgatggcggcagaagcgcgcgcagcaagcggacaacacgataaagggaggagggaagagatagcagcgactgactgatgccgctgacgccgatagtgagtcaaccccagctgcggagttggtttcagggacaacgccgccgatgccgacacaaacaatatgataccctcgcttccgcagcgctaagaaccaggtctagccgtgggaaggtggtcacgtattcgtcgacgtgccggggcctacgtgaaataaccggcgcgtcggcaactgaagagcaccctatccgccacacaagaacaggagGGGgcgaccctttcctcctctttctgcatggcggcgacggtgttctatgcagtcacgttatcttgactctctagcggcgtcagcggcatccagcggtatcagtcggtcgctgctagcgctggggggatgaaaggggggcggagctggttacgaggccgacgacaacgccgacgacgacgcgaaacccaggaacggacgccaaagagctgcgctctaaaatttgcAGCATCTTAGCGTCACCGGTATAACATATCTGACTTCGCTGGCACGATGCCTCTCGCGCAGGAAACGACGGTCTATGTCCGTGCCTTTCGCCTTAGCTACCTAGTCAACCGAGGAGCCAACTAGCACCatctgcagcaaaatataggAAGTAGCAGAGACTctaccgtggcctccgagattgcgcgcGCCGGAATCCTTTTCATTGGGCGaggacacggaggaaggaaactaaggagaggccctgacgtcactctttgtgaagctaaagtaaagccggaagttggcgttgctcattgcGTTGCTCCGCctctcgggccagctctcctctcgtGTTTACCTTTcccgcgaaaccacgccgcgctgcgcgcaaccgagCTGCGCGgatgcgcgcgctccgcagcaatactaaacaaaatcatgtaatcgcgatgtctcaatgcattaccgttgccgaagtcatgttgaaagaagttcataatgaaatTTGCAAATTGGGatgtgaggtcgaatcggctgctttaaccggcttttatgaaaataaacatgctttatcaggccaGCCAAATCAGCTACTCTCATCAACCGCGGGCACCGGCCGCTGCCCATATCTTGGTGATATTaaaaaaggtcacctttatcgctggcttctacttgcttttctctgcttgtaCTTCCTGGGGCGCTCAGACGAtattgcgagctagacgtcttgcgacacgaaaaaaatgtacgcattctcactgcactgcaagaacgcactggagacacgtacgtacgacacaccgacccatttgcgatccgtttggagtttatgagcacaaacacattctcgctcGAGGAATGGTCGTTCTTTATTGAACAaagttcgggtggccgcgcatcactacgacagcgcgccggcgaggaggcaaaatgtcatttctgacttcCCGTTTAAATTCAtcgactgcggcctgaggtgcctttcttaccacggtaagtgaagcatcacgtaaccaaagttttgcgatcgCCGGAGCAAGGTGGAAAACAGTACACGCGTAGAACCGGCCgacgtgcgaccatggaacagcgaCCATGGTACATTGcttacagcgttgcatgcgcgttcatttcacgaactttagttcctcctgtcccacctggccacagcaacatccggtagagtacggcccagataacgcagcgcagcaaaacacggagaccaacgcaaatctgctcgcacggcgcctttgccacggtacgaaacctacggagcaacacgtgtgagcggacagaacaataacaaagccgccattgtggcccgaaaggcggggccactgcaacaaagaaataaaaaaaaacagcaaaatgcagcaaaacaaaggagaacctactacgtcatttcttccacacttttctcctagcgcgtggAGGGGGCAgtgcctctcctcagtttccttcctccatgggcgACGAGGATCGGGTGCGCGGTgagcctttccttctctctggcTTGAGCGATCCGGttcggcgctgcttgaaagtattagTCAGTTTTAatttagcgtacgcaacttatAGCGTAAGCTAAGCGGGGCACGGtttctacaattttagttggccggcgatatctttggatctcagaggccatatgccgtcgttgcggctatttcCCGACTGTGGCGGTGGCGCTGACAAACTGACTAGGAtgcctcgatgccagcgccgccgttcagggtggagaccacggaggaaggaaactaaggagaggccctgacgtcactttttgtgaagctaaagtgaaaccggaagttggcgttgctcatggcgttgctccgcctatcgggccagctctcctctcttgtttacatttctcgcgaaaccacaccgcgctgcgcgcaaccgtgctgctccgACCCGCGCGctgcgcagcaatactaagcaatcgttagcacgttagcatgattccgcgaaaaagAGCAAAATtccccgcggatattccttcgtccgtagccattgccgtggcgcggtacattgcgtacagcgttgcatgcgcgttcatttcacgaattttagttcctcttgtcccacctggccacaccaacatccgggagagcacggtccagataacgcagcgaaacaaaacacgaagaccaacgcaaacctgcccgcacggcgcttttgccacg
Coding sequences within:
- the LOC129387362 gene encoding uncharacterized protein, whose amino-acid sequence is MKGRSSDESPLKNKPETLGRVAKPPESRPGVIPGVALVPNVTKSRRSTKKPKKRKEADLPTSKTSRKRAHRPHVVDATATTVSTVQPNEAHAEQANCASSSGVPIASTELCAASVALIPSTALIEASESSKGSTLPTPADAMPPPVGNALDDRGPAGVDSCSAKNDDATGVQAIGSSGSLRPSHVFAAGPKNPEPSGPRTHSTAPGGGGSQKFPLGSSPKAVGSSMRDNEPAPVSSGGPSAAISPWSPSVWSTAKEEADPVVIRVRSPSGGLRKDSVRRATTLSRKSIEETEAFNKLRELVRQALAAMLYPACSKRSDLTLLCLRGSNTLARDQVHVKRSTQVYLFIYLFIYNMLQAQARAHAGGASKMFTQALVKTSNKLSQIMKRGKNNINMTHQ